The Lytechinus variegatus isolate NC3 chromosome 1, Lvar_3.0, whole genome shotgun sequence nucleotide sequence CGAAAAtgtaaatcaaagaaaattaaagTTCTAATCCGGATACCTAACTAGAAAACAGTCAATTTGTAATAGTTTAATTTCCAACgtttttgttgaataaagtACTTTGATGAATAAGTGAATTTCAGGCCTGAAAGATGCCTCGACGGAATTTTCTCCCTCTGTTCTCTTTAGCAAATTCTGCAAATCTTTTTGTTTTTCGGCAGAAATACTACTTCTCAAAACAGTACTTTCTTACAATATCACTGTTGACATGTGGCACCTTTTAGATGGGTTAGCAGCCAGCTTTTCCATCAAGACAccagacgagatttctgaaaatTCGGAGAAGCATAATATCCAGAGTTCTGACTGGCTGAATAATGTATTGGTTTTCCCGTCCtatttcgtcaaaatttcaaccgatttaataatgtaataattcattttggaaTTAATTTGAATGCCTATGAGATCAACATTTAAATAACCAAATcctaattcaatttaattctatTGGCACACGATTTTACGATTATCCCATTTAAGCAAGTATAAAGACCGATTAGATTAAAAAAGCTGAAGTAGTGTTTTTAAATTCACACCGGTACCCTCCTTATGAACGTCTAggaattcaaattcattaatatgcaatcacttataggatatggacagtgtttttttttattatacttcTTTTAAATAATTGGATGTTTAACCTTTTACTGAAATGTATCATTCATCTGAAAAACCATCATCGGAACAACAACTCGTTTTTGTTCCACTTTCATATCTATGGACTGTGACGAATACTATGTTTCTCTCCCCTTCACCGAAACgatataatatacaattatgtaaaatacaaaagaacaagatgacaaagaaaaaatacctaccattgacataggtcatccacccactcactgcagatccgggggggggggcagccggctcgtccccctcccccttgggAGGCAcaaataattgatttattttttggaTGACGAAATAACCTTATtctttttgctcgtcaaattgtGCCTCTTCCCTTTGGGAAACCCTTAATCTGCCCCCTTAACCCACTCATCAAATACCGTTTACAACCATTTCGTATAAGTGTTACATGAAATAcctctttatcaaacataatgggATTAAATAACTTTAAATGAGGAGAtcagaaaaatagaaagatagGGTAAAGTTTGGAAAAAGTTATTGTATAACGTAATCTGAATTGAAGACAGAAACATTTTATCTTAATTTAGACGTTTAAATTGCAGATATGTGTTCcgataaataaaattgaaaatggtattttagGCGAAATTTAACGATCAGTTCGTCGTCGTGAAATTAAATGGCAACTTTGAgccattaatttgaacgaaTTTCTCTCTAAATGaaatttctacaaaattcaaaggaatggTATAGAACGGAATTGAAtactgaataaatgaaaatgaaccatGTGTGCAGGGGGTTGATAAAATATTTAGAATTTGAACGTCCTCTCATTTATTTAAATGCAAATCTGATGAAATTGGATGGGAAaacctattaaaaaaaataaaaaatcagtcGCAGGCAATTTGAAGAGATTATGGTGGATGTGACCTTGGAGTGACCTAATGTGGAAACTGGTCGAATTTGAGTGGGTGTGTGGCCTCTATGACAAATCAGAGCGCAGTATTCTTCTTTTAAGCTGCTAAATGTACgtggcctatgaaaagctggaTGCTGACCCTTCTAAAATACATCTTCTTATAAAACCTGtatcttcagctttatcataATCAAATCGTTTGGgctcaaacagaaattaagtGGAAAAacttttgttgcatgaaaatattatattgTGCATCATATTTAGATCAACATTTTCACCTacactacaattttttttcaaagatccagacacatgacctgaaagaatgatttttcttcttttgagataccaaaaacatgatATTCAAAcgatatttagagcagcaatggccgaATAAAACGATGCTTTTTCGTCCTCACCAagttcattaaatatgcaaaaacCTTCTaattcatgaatatcacttggataaataAGCATGCCAACTGACTGTAGGACTAAGGCGAACCTTTTCATATAATAAGGTTCCCTTTCATCTCGTCTTGATCATTTTAccgcccccccctccccgtccTCCATGGCTTACCCCATCAGTGAGTACATGTCAGATGTGCGAATCATCCTAGCTGGGTTGAAATTCGAGTGATTAATGAATCAGTACAAATGGCAAACTTTTGTAATTCTATCTTTAAAGTAAGTATTCACAATTCGACATTATAGTCTCATTAATAACACATCTTAATACAGCcttatgtaaatgtacattacAAATATGAACACATTATGTACAAGATTAAGATTACGATAAAATTTATTCacaatgtatgttttgaaataatttttaaatcagAACGGATTATACTACGTAAAAGGTGACCAGAGCCTTTCGATTACATTCTAATGTTAAGTGTTAGCCCATTCGTATACGTTTTCTACACTCTTTGATGATGTAGCTTAAATAATCTTGCTGCGGCTGTGTATTTACGCTGATTTCATCGTTAGTATTAAGGAGCCGCCTTATAACTAACGTATTGTAGcttgaaaatataaaacatttttatttttatttttttagaacatTACCAGGGCAAGTGTGTTCcgtattttgaaataattttgctATGGTTGTAGTTGCTTCAATCGGTAAATAACCCTTCTGTTGAAGTGCAGTGTATCTGAGATATTCAATTACTTTCTTCAGTATGCACgtccattttcttttataattctGGTATGTCACAGTAAGTTTCACTCAGTTTATTTAATGTTTATCCGAGTTGGGCGCTTCCTTTCCGGTAAACCATTATTACATAGGCAAAAACTCCGTAAATTTCGTGCGAGTCGACGACCCTTTGGACGAAAGCGTGAGAGAACGCGCGCGATCAAAACGCCTTTTCCTACTACACAACCAACAAAAGGTGCGACGAAAATGCTTTCGGTAGGTTGAGCTTATGAAGCAGAGGATGTAGGGGTTGATACAAGGGTTGAGATACTTGATAACTTCAGAAAAGAGTTTAGCGTCAGCCAATCCTTGAAGAGTATGAGGATCAGGATGGAACTGCAAGAAGAGTCGGATGCAGATGTGCGGGAACCAGAGTATGGCAAAAAGTACGACAATAGCGAGGACAACCACGGCTAAGCGCCTTCTGGAGCGCAGTTGAGGGCGCTTCTCATTGGCATCTCCTGGAATAGCCCATGCACTCCTTAGGAGACGCCATGAAACCATAGAGTAGTAGATACTGATAAGAACGAGAGGAAATACAAACATCAGAATGCAAAACGTGATTGTATAGGCTTCCTTGTATTTACCCATATCAATGAAGCAGAAACTGATTTGTGGATGCAGCGTAGGTATTTTGCGGGCATAGATAAAATTGGGGATTCCCAGAGCAATGGAAATAACCCATACAGATCCAACGAGGCAAGACAACTTGCAGGCACTCCTTGTACCGATGTAACTCGTTGGACGCACAATAGCATGGTATCTGTCTGCGCTGAGGGCTACAAGAGAATAAACAGACACCAACCCACAAGAAATGGCTAGGTGATGAACAATCTTACACCAGATATGTCCAAAAGGCCAAGTCTGAGTaaagagaaaaatgattttgtaGGGCACGGACATTAGAAGAACGAGAAGATCTGCAACTGCTAGGGATGCTACCATGGCATTGGGAGTTGTTCGCATTGCAGAATCTTTGAACACGATGACGATAACCATGAAGTTACCAAGAACCCCAATGATGACAACGATCATTAAGAGAACGATCACGATGGTAAACGATATCGGGACATTAACGTCGAACTTCATCGCATTAAGATCATTCGTTAAATTTCCTTCAATCTCacttgttgccatggttgcGGTCATATCCAGTATGACATCACTCGAATCAACTGTTGACCTCTCCACCTATttgagaaatgataaaaaaaatagcttgtaaaaatatatataacaaaagaaaatattttttatatatcttaCACTCGTGAATCtgacttctatttttttttgttaaatggaTGCATTCACATAATCTTCCTACATTATCGAAAGAATTCTTCAAAGCTTAACCTTTTTAAATACAACAGATAAACAATTGAACATCATCATAAGTGCAACGACGATATTGTAATGACGACATTCATTTCGTCCCGAGCATGGTCAATCTGAGGCCTGTAATTTTTCTATAACCCTTTCGCACTGGATAAAGTTCTGTGTAAATGAATCCAATGGGTCAAAAGAGGCCACAGCCCCTTCTATCTGcgatgaaaacaaaaaagaagaggagatgaacaagaagaagaagagaaaggtaggaaaaagtgaaaagtaaaataaaagagGCAAGAAATGTGAAGAAAAGAAGGGGGGGGATTAGCATAAATTGAAAATCTTTCCAGTCAGTATTATTTTGGCGCtcgaattgctttttttcaAGATACATATCACAATAATCAAAATAACTACACAACCGAATAATTAAAACCATTTCAACTCCCGTTCCTCTAAATGCAGGGCTCCTGGCTGAAAGCCGGGAAAACATTGCTATGTATAAAACTTTTTATACATAGCAATGAAACtttttatacatatacataaaaaGTTTTATACTAAGCAATGTTTTCCCGGCTTTCAGCCAGGAGCTTTCTCTGTCACATACACACCAGGCACATCGACAATACCCTCCATCATCCATAAACATTATCCACTCATCGAACAAAGTGACACACTGCAAACCATCTTTCACAGAGCCCCGATGACATCCTTCCGCCGAAGTAGATCACTACCCGATTTACTAGTAAACGCTAAATctccacaaacagaaacagaaaatcacaacAGAAACAATCAAACACATAATTATAACACCAGTGACACGACATGCACCTTTACCACAGACATGTCAACACCAGAGCTAGGATTCTACAAATGCAAAGCAAACAAATGCTCACTCCACCATCATATCCAAGAAACAACGACATTCACAAGTTCAGTCACTGGACAAAAATTCAACATACGCGATCACATAAACTGCAAATCCTCATGGGTCATCTACCTCCTAACATGCACTAAATGCAGCATGCAATACGTTGGAAAGAGTGAAACAACACTGTACACACGATTAAATAACAGTAGATTAGAAGTAACCAATTTCAACAAAAACAAACCCAACAGCAAAACCCTCCCATACAACATACATTTCAACCTTTCCGGACATACAGTACACAACATTAACATCACTGCCATCGAAAtagtaaacaagtggaatgcctctggccgtctcacctgcatcatgcggttcaatctagcagcagtgctgactttgcatactactctaactcgcacaagatgttcagtgatacatggttactcttatgtcctctttttatgaactagaccaataaacttacagagatatgatggttattcaacaaaaaaccccaacatggccaaagttcattgaccttacatgacctttgaccttgatcatgtgacctgaaactggaacaggatgttcagtgatacttgattactcttatgtacaagtttcatgaatcagatccataaactttcaaagttatgatggtaattcaacagatacacccaattcggctaaagttcattgacctttgaccttggacatgtgacctgaaacacgcacaggatgttcagtgatacttgattactctaatgtccaagtttaacgaactagaccaataaactttcaaagttatgatgggaattcaacagatatccccaaatcggccaaagttcattgaccctaaatgacctttgaccttgatcatgtgacctgaaacttgcacaaaatgttcagtggtgcttgattactattatgtccaagtttcatgaatcagatccataaactttcaaagttatgatgggaattcaacagatatccccaattcgtccaaagttcattgaccctaaatgacctttgaccttggtcatgtgatgtgaaactcatgcaggatgtttattgatacttgattaaccttatgtccaagtttcatgaactaggtccatatattttctaagttatgatgacatttcaaaaacttaacctcaggttaagatttcgatgttgattcatccaacatggtctaagttcattgaccctaaatgacctttgaccttggtcatgtgacatgaaactctgataggatgttcagtaatacttgattaaccttatggccaagttttattaactaggtctatatactttctaagttatgatgtcatttcaaaaacttaacctcaggttaagatttgatgttgacgccgccgccgccgccgccgtcgccgtcgccgtcgccgtcggaaaagcggcgcctatagtctcactttgcttcgcaggtgagacaaaaacaagaaAGACGACACCATCATGAAAAGGGAATCTCATTGGATACACAAACTCAAAACATTAAGACCACGTGGTATAAACGCCGACCAATAAACGACCCCCGTCACTCTTTAATGATTTCACCCCCACACCTGACCTCACTTCGCACTTAACTTTACTGCCAACAACACTATACTTACGTACCCTACGGTAACTATATATTCTATACTTCGTTACATATTGATTTACCATTTACCTTGCATgtataattgattattttttatggaCTATAATTACTTATCTCCGTTATATATTACATTGCACTGTATTTACCATTgttattagtaggcctatattttgtatCTTATATATTGGTTTAGATCCTGATGAAGGGCATGTGCCCGAAAACTTGATGAAGACGGGTATTGACCTTGCTTTGGCCTTCTCCATACTACTGatctcaaatatatatatatatatatatatatatatatatatatatatatatatatatatatatatatatatataggtaagTAAGTAAGTAGTAATATAATGCAATATCTAATAGTGCTCGACTGTGTAGGAGCTGAGTATAAATGATTTATTGGTTGGATTGCTTAACTAAGCTAGTCGTTTTTTTTGTAATGACGCTAAAAACTGTCTGTTCGAGCAGCccatgaagggggggggtgtagaTAGCCCTTCTTCGCATTGGATCCACCCCTCCTATATTATATTGTGTTAGAATAAAAAAAGCTGCCCACTTTCCAGCTGTTTTCATATTCTTGAAATATAACGATGAACTTCAACACACGATTGCGCGATTGCGTGTATCGATCGTCATACACAAGAGATAGCCGAGAGATATTTATACTATAGCCCGGATGTAAGCCGGATATCAACGTCGAATTTTCATCACCAAGCTAAAGACAATTTCACCACGGTCAACGTGTTGAATTACTATTAAACATCTGCCGTATTAAAAGAGATGAGATGAATCATACTGGAATGCTAGTATCCCTTTAAATCggggatttattttaaaaagtctaATAATTCAACTGTGAAtgcaaaaattataatgataataaaagagCCTACCCTGTTCATACGCTGTTTtgagcacgttgtttaagcccgtcactttAACAAAtcctgttttaactatttaaacaaatgtttaaactttttaaacaaatttttagactttttaaacaacttctTAAACTTttcaaacaagttgtttaaaacatttaaacaattacaaaacagtttaaacaacctgtttttttttttactgtgtacaaatataaacaattaaACGAAATGATTTACTTATAACATATTTTCTGAGAaccaaaatgaagatgaaaacaACAACCAATGGTTTATAGTTCACTTTTTAAGCACATGCCAGCATGTTAATATTAACAGTTCCAAAAGAGTGAGTTCTAAAGAAATGTGCGGATTTTGCTTTAAGCTGAACTTTGTAACTATATATTCTTCAATATAAAACGAAGAAGAATTTTCTAACgaattttgaaaagaatgagtgaatcaaaattataaaaacttgTTACAGTAAAATATGATGTATTACGGGTATCGAGCTACATCTAcacattttatgtttttgtacttGCTTGGTAGGGCAATTATGCTTCCTTGCTTTTGACAACTTCGGTACTTCGAACAAAGCATTAGCAAATAATGTGATTACGTCTATACTTTATAAAGATTCCTAGCCATACGAACCCTGAAATCATTCACTTGTGTTAGCTCCAAGTAAAAACAAACTGAGACCTTGGTCATTTGTACTAACATCTATCAATCTTAGTATCAATAgctgttattgttgttattattgttattattattgatgacaataacatcattatcatcacactTCTTTTTCTTGAATTACTGTTTTTCCTTTATgcataaaaaatacattaatataAATCAGCAGCATTTGCTGAAGTCGTCAAATTACAGCATTAATGGATTACAATATAACAAAGCAAATACACAAAACATAATTACAGTATTGTATCAAATTTTTAGTCTAATTTCAAGATACATCTTATGACATaggtaaaagaaagaaagtaataaGCAAGCAGCAAGAGAAAGAGACATATAGAAAAAGAGACATATAGAAAAAGAGACATAAAAAGAAAACGAGGAAATGGCGAATGAGGTTCAGGagaatgaaatgatgaaaatagacgaaaaaaaaaataaccatgatttgaaaatataaagggACTTGAATGTCTTATATAACACAAAAAAACAGATACTATGTATACATTCAACATGAAAAACATTCagataaatattttgacaagacAATAAATGCATTAATTTCTGAGTTCCATCCATGTATAtaaattctaacaaaataacGGCGGAAGTCCaataaaagattaaaaagaaagagagagataaaaagagggagagagagaagcggGTATGATTTAATCACCCTAAGATATCAAAGTCTGCATCTTCGGCTGAGGATACAGATCGGCAGAGGAACGGAAATGGTCTGAGCTGAGACATATCGTTAAAAGCCACACGTTTGAAAGCGGCCTAAACAAAGATCTGTCCTGGCTCAACGCATCCACATTCTATAGATAATCATATCTTTCTCCTCGTTgccttaatttttttaattcagctatcatgtttattatgatCTCACTGTGCACTGTACAGTGTGCACGATCTCAGCTAGACACTCTTATTATtacgaaatatttttattgttatactcttttgttattaatggcaaaaagaagctgctgtaaactgcttatctaaaaaaaagagccaatggagtaaataagagagtcaaaaggggcctaagctttcgatcctggcagaatcttcttcggaggcaaaatgacaaacatataaggtggaataaccataatatagaccacagacatacAACAGCAACAAtggaacaaggagacaaaagtggcattagtgagaagagatgaccaatcaggttaatgaaggggatgaaagaaaaggtggagtaggcagacacaaagggaagttagtggAGTAAGACCAAAGAAAGACTtcaagccaagagggattaagataatgaggcaggcaacatcaaacaggatctggaacaaaacagtgatagagggtatgaggaagatatgaaaaacaagagaattagtgagaagtgggtcaaacaggtaacaaagaaaggcataataagCTTGTGCATAAGAGTGGGGGAAAAAGTTAGTTTCATGCTCTATCATACATACTTGTGTcttttgcacattatcagttgttcccttccctttccctttttttcacttCTGAATTCTCCCAACAGGAAACCCACTTCCTTGATGTCACAGTCCAGAAAAAGCCTAACGGTATCACCACTACCCTGTTCACTAAACCAACAGATACCCACCAGTACCTCCACTCATCCAGCTGCCACCCCCGTCACTGCAAAACCGGCATCGCTTACAGTCAAGCCCTCAGACTTCGCCGTATCTGCTCCGAGGACCCTGATTTTTCCTTCCATACCAGGAATTTGCAGAAACATCTCTGTGCCAGAGGCCACGGGGCCAGGGCAGTCCAACTGGCAACCAACAAAGTTCGTTCTCTCCCTAGATCTGAAGTTCTCAAACCTAAAATTGACAAGAAGACTACCGACAAAATACCACTTGTGACCACCTTCCATCCCAATCTACCCCCTCTCCGCAAAATCCTGTTTGATAACCACCACATTTTACACACTTCTGATTGTCTCCAACAGGCCGTTCCCGATACTCCCATTCTAGCATACCGACGCCCACCGAATCTCAGGGACCTCATTGTCGTGCTGAATTGCCCTCCCTCACTAGCCATTCTTCTCCCATACAGCATGGCACCTTCACCAGCAACTCTACCAGCCTTTCTTACCGAACCAAGGGCAACATCACTTGCACTACCACTAATGTTGTATATCTCATCACTTGCAGAGTTTGTAGGGTACAATACGTAGGGGAAACCAAGACCACACTCAAGAAACGATTCTACGGGCACAGATCCACCGTCAACACAGCAAAGCTGGACACTCCAGTTGGCCGCCATTTCAACCTTCCCAACCACTCCATCACTGACATGATGCTACAGGGCATCGAATCTTTAGGTACCCGTCCTGACTCAGTCCGTACTAGCAGAGAGAAGTTCTGGATGAGACGACTTCGCACCATCCAACCTCATGGCCTGAACATCCAAGAGGGGAACGACTGATTAATCATTCCTATCCACTTTCCATTTGTATTCACATATGTTTTTTTCCCTCAGCTCTTTTAGATTAGTTACATTTAAGTTTCTGCCTCCACTTTCCTCCCATATCTCATACAAGCTCAGCTCCTATTTTTCCTCCCTTATTCAGGCGATATaacattcattttatatatatatatacatatatatatatatatatatgtatatatattttctctcCCTTCACCTCTTAGATTTaccacttatttattttgcttattttcatggTTACtatgtttagtttttttttcttcttctcaatacgccccctctctcatacagcatcagtttctttatttgcttttacccttttaggcaatttgcttcccttccatatatacagttttttttctactatatagtcttctgttttttcccctcacacccagcggattacaatatcagttaccccatttgtatatatattatttttttcatttttaatatatttatatacttttatacttttacagatttattttatcatttactttcttctcttagttAGTTTCATGCTCTATCATACATACTTGTGTcttttgcacattatcagttgttcccttctctttccctttttttccccACTCTTATGCGCAAGcttattatgcctttctttgttacctgtttgacccacctctcactaattctcttgtttttcatatcttcctcataccctctatcactgttttgttccatgttttttatttgctaGTTTGTTTATGATTAGTCATATGTTATCTTTATATGTTGGGGACAAGCCTTTGATAGGCCCCAGGCCTTTGTTTGTCCCTCCACTTTTTAATATTCTGTTAATGTTCCgtactttgtttatcttttttcttttgtaccAAGTAAGTCtatgtattgtattattcattgtTCTTTGAATCACTTTGTgcaattttgatgtaattttttattgaattgtggaaataaaatgaattgaattgaattaaattgaattgaatcctgtttgatgttgcctgcctcattatcttaatccctcttggcttgaggtctttctttggccttactccACAAACTTCCCTTagtgtctgcctactccttttctttcatccccttcattaacctgattggtcatctcttcttaCTAATGCccattttgtctccttgttccagtgttgctgttgtatgtctgtggtctatattatggttgttccaccttatatgtttgtcattttgcctccgaagaagattctgctaggatcgaaagcttaggcttcttttgactctctttttttattacgtAACTTACGTCATTAATGATCTTTTACCCAAAGCGCGCTATATACATTCATAACAGCATTTTGCTCACCTATAAGCAGCAGTTACCCTAGTCCCGCTGAGATCGCGCACGCTTTAGTAAACAACAGCTGTCTTTAAACTTGTCATAATTCACGAATCTTCCCAGAAGAAGATAGATGACTATCGAAAATTTGGAAAGTGAATAAAAGAGCTTGTTGGCTTTGCAAACATTGATTATACATAAATCCAtcataaagaaaacataaataaatattgatcttAAGTCTCTTGAGATTGTGATGATAATCCAAAGGTAGTATCCAAATAAAAGTCCAAGTTGGCTGGCGAAAATTCCTTAAGTTcccaatgatggcgatgatgaaaatgatgttgaagcacgatgaataacaagagtcacggtaatgagttgaaatgtccttgaagatgatgttgatgatgattaacagtcaatttcaacaatccatgggttgaaagcGTTCGTTAAAACAgattgatgatctcgatgagaactgagaattcctctctcaaaataactgcaaacagttcattgatggcgggcAAATAaatccacagaagataaatattccaggtggaaataaactctgctttgacataaagtctggcgtgaaatCCTTAGCTCTGATCTGTAATGATGAAGTGATTTGGTATGATATGATATCTTTTAGAGTAcaaatgtactttttgcccaaaATACATAAATTGGGCAATCCAGGAAGACCAATTGTTTACGGATGTTGTTGCCCTACTTTTCGAATATCTCGCTTTCTCGACACAGTATAGCGTCCATTGGTACAATATACTAAGTTTTTCATACTAGACACAACAAACTTTCTGAAACATATCTCCAAGATAAACTCAGAGGGCCCAATTCCTAATAGGATATTCTTGATCTCAGCCGACGTCAAATCCCTGTATACCAACATTCCCCATGCAGATGGTATCCAAGCCTGTAAGAAAGCTCTTGAAAACGGAGATCGAAAGATCCCACTACTTATGATATGGTTCGATTACTTTGAACTAATTCTGAAGTTGAACAACTTTCAGTTTGCAGGGGAATTTTACATTCAGAACCAAGGAACGGCCATGTGCACTCCAGTTGCACCCTCTTATGCCAATATCTTTATGGCAGACTTAGAAGAGAAACTCCTCTCCTCAGTCCCACAACAGCCTTACAGATCATCCTAGTGTAGATACATTGATGATATTAATTTTCTCTGGTCTGGAAACAGGGAGTCTCTTGACTAATTTATTCAAGCTGCCAATTCATTCCATCCAACAATCAAATTCACGTTTGAAACGTCTAACTCTCAAGTTTCCTTCCTTGATGTTCTACTTTACATGAAAGAGAACGTTCTTCAAACTTCTCTCTACTCCAAACCGACGGACACCCATGATTATCTTCTTCTAGATTCATCTCACCCACACCATGTTTTCATAAGCATTCCCTATAGCCAGACAATCCGAATAATGCGCATTTGTTCCGAAGAAGCCAACTGTGAATCTAGTATCGTCGATCTGCAAGAACATATCCAGAAACGTAATTACAATCCTCATTCAGTGAGCAAAGCcatcaatgatgataataataatattcaattcgtgtatagcgcatcaca carries:
- the LOC121406444 gene encoding neuromedin-B receptor-like — its product is MTATMATSEIEGNLTNDLNAMKFDVNVPISFTIVIVLLMIVVIIGVLGNFMVIVIVFKDSAMRTTPNAMVASLAVADLLVLLMSVPYKIIFLFTQTWPFGHIWCKIVHHLAISCGLVSVYSLVALSADRYHAIVRPTSYIGTRSACKLSCLVGSVWVISIALGIPNFIYARKIPTLHPQISFCFIDMGKYKEAYTITFCILMFVFPLVLISIYYSMVSWRLLRSAWAIPGDANEKRPQLRSRRRLAVVVLAIVVLFAILWFPHICIRLFLQFHPDPHTLQGLADAKLFSEVIKYLNPCINPYILCFISSTYRKHFRRTFCWLCSRKRRFDRARSLTLSSKGSSTRTKFTEFLPM